The Syngnathus scovelli strain Florida chromosome 13, RoL_Ssco_1.2, whole genome shotgun sequence genome has a window encoding:
- the LOC125979306 gene encoding uncharacterized protein isoform X3 codes for MERTARQRKSPLKKICRFANYYNNCWMNSTLQATLNLNVVRKKLPNRILQFVKLLANMPAFACLYLSALENPGVSFTSAELCVALAELCDCVPALLLYENNDSVDLLVPLLSWFDQCGIRTSIKVRNVSWCPHCHHTTSSISNLGNIVTLPRPRNGETLLSLMKRATGGRRSRCKACGHKTMQKQFWPHSDILTFFVNRIVGDGYVSHDHIYSPELLEMNVNEKTKQTYRLASVICHDGVDRHSGHFWSYLFSDNVIIEANDTDLSFTDQGPPEKVYNNGTTYLYEMP; via the coding sequence ATGGAAAGGACGGCGCGCCAGAGAAAGAGCCCGCTCAAGAAGATCTGCCGCTTTGCAAACTACTACAACAACTGCTGGATGAACTCCACGCTGCAAGCTACGCTAAACCTCAACGTGGTGCGGAAAAAGCTACCGAATCGTATACTTCAGTTTGTGAAGTTGCTCGCGAACATGCCGGCGTTCGCTTGCCTCTATCTGAGTGCCCTGGAGAACCCGGGCGTGAGCTTCACGTCGGCGGAGCTCTGCGTGGCGCTGGCCGAGCTCTGCGACTGCGTCCCGGCGCTCTTGTTGTACGAGAACAACGATTCCGTAGATCTGCTGGTGCCGCTGTTGTCGTGGTTCGACCAGTGTGGGATCCGCACAAGTATCAAGGTGCGCAACGTCAGCTGGTGTCCGCATTGCCACCACACCACCTCGTCCATCTCCAACCTGGGCAACATCGTCACGTTGCCCAGACCGCGCAATGGCGAGACGTTGCTGTCTTTGATGAAGCGCGCCACGGGCGGGCGACGGAGCCGGTGCAAAGCGTGCGGGCACAAAACTATGCAAAAGCAGTTCTGGCCCCATTCGGACATTTTGACCTTTTTCGTCAACCGAATCGTCGGCGACGGCTACGTGAGTCACGACCACATCTACTCGCCGGAGCTGCTAGAGATGAACGTGAATGAGAAGACCAAGCAAACGTACCGCCTGGCCTCTGTCATCTGCCATGATGGCGTGGACCGTCACAGCGGACACTTTTGGTCCTACCTCTTTTCTGACAACGTTATTATTGAGGCTAATGATACTGACCTGTCCTTCACGGATCAGGGTCCACCTGAGAAGGTCTACAATAATGGTACAACTTATCTTTATGAAATGCCATGA
- the LOC125979306 gene encoding uncharacterized protein isoform X1 produces the protein MPLLFLGFALGAVATKTLRTVVGGPPSVRAGRLIPLEDEPMERTARQRKSPLKKICRFANYYNNCWMNSTLQATLNLNVVRKKLPNRILQFVKLLANMPAFACLYLSALENPGVSFTSAELCVALAELCDCVPALLLYENNDSVDLLVPLLSWFDQCGIRTSIKVRNVSWCPHCHHTTSSISNLGNIVTLPRPRNGETLLSLMKRATGGRRSRCKACGHKTMQKQFWPHSDILTFFVNRIVGDGYVSHDHIYSPELLEMNVNEKTKQTYRLASVICHDGVDRHSGHFWSYLFSDNVIIEANDTDLSFTDQGPPEKVYNNGTTYLYEMP, from the exons ATGCCGCTTCTTTTCTTGGGTTTTGCCCTTGGAGCCGTGGCCACAAAAACCCTGAGGACTGTCGTGGGGGGTCCACCTTCTG TTCGAGCGGGACGGCTGATCCCGTTGGAGGACGAGCCCATGGAAAGGACGGCGCGCCAGAGAAAGAGCCCGCTCAAGAAGATCTGCCGCTTTGCAAACTACTACAACAACTGCTGGATGAACTCCACGCTGCAAGCTACGCTAAACCTCAACGTGGTGCGGAAAAAGCTACCGAATCGTATACTTCAGTTTGTGAAGTTGCTCGCGAACATGCCGGCGTTCGCTTGCCTCTATCTGAGTGCCCTGGAGAACCCGGGCGTGAGCTTCACGTCGGCGGAGCTCTGCGTGGCGCTGGCCGAGCTCTGCGACTGCGTCCCGGCGCTCTTGTTGTACGAGAACAACGATTCCGTAGATCTGCTGGTGCCGCTGTTGTCGTGGTTCGACCAGTGTGGGATCCGCACAAGTATCAAGGTGCGCAACGTCAGCTGGTGTCCGCATTGCCACCACACCACCTCGTCCATCTCCAACCTGGGCAACATCGTCACGTTGCCCAGACCGCGCAATGGCGAGACGTTGCTGTCTTTGATGAAGCGCGCCACGGGCGGGCGACGGAGCCGGTGCAAAGCGTGCGGGCACAAAACTATGCAAAAGCAGTTCTGGCCCCATTCGGACATTTTGACCTTTTTCGTCAACCGAATCGTCGGCGACGGCTACGTGAGTCACGACCACATCTACTCGCCGGAGCTGCTAGAGATGAACGTGAATGAGAAGACCAAGCAAACGTACCGCCTGGCCTCTGTCATCTGCCATGATGGCGTGGACCGTCACAGCGGACACTTTTGGTCCTACCTCTTTTCTGACAACGTTATTATTGAGGCTAATGATACTGACCTGTCCTTCACGGATCAGGGTCCACCTGAGAAGGTCTACAATAATGGTACAACTTATCTTTATGAAATGCCATGA
- the LOC125979306 gene encoding uncharacterized protein isoform X2: MEPLNIQCPLFHPEQRSLSIIISKVRAGRLIPLEDEPMERTARQRKSPLKKICRFANYYNNCWMNSTLQATLNLNVVRKKLPNRILQFVKLLANMPAFACLYLSALENPGVSFTSAELCVALAELCDCVPALLLYENNDSVDLLVPLLSWFDQCGIRTSIKVRNVSWCPHCHHTTSSISNLGNIVTLPRPRNGETLLSLMKRATGGRRSRCKACGHKTMQKQFWPHSDILTFFVNRIVGDGYVSHDHIYSPELLEMNVNEKTKQTYRLASVICHDGVDRHSGHFWSYLFSDNVIIEANDTDLSFTDQGPPEKVYNNGTTYLYEMP, translated from the coding sequence TTCGAGCGGGACGGCTGATCCCGTTGGAGGACGAGCCCATGGAAAGGACGGCGCGCCAGAGAAAGAGCCCGCTCAAGAAGATCTGCCGCTTTGCAAACTACTACAACAACTGCTGGATGAACTCCACGCTGCAAGCTACGCTAAACCTCAACGTGGTGCGGAAAAAGCTACCGAATCGTATACTTCAGTTTGTGAAGTTGCTCGCGAACATGCCGGCGTTCGCTTGCCTCTATCTGAGTGCCCTGGAGAACCCGGGCGTGAGCTTCACGTCGGCGGAGCTCTGCGTGGCGCTGGCCGAGCTCTGCGACTGCGTCCCGGCGCTCTTGTTGTACGAGAACAACGATTCCGTAGATCTGCTGGTGCCGCTGTTGTCGTGGTTCGACCAGTGTGGGATCCGCACAAGTATCAAGGTGCGCAACGTCAGCTGGTGTCCGCATTGCCACCACACCACCTCGTCCATCTCCAACCTGGGCAACATCGTCACGTTGCCCAGACCGCGCAATGGCGAGACGTTGCTGTCTTTGATGAAGCGCGCCACGGGCGGGCGACGGAGCCGGTGCAAAGCGTGCGGGCACAAAACTATGCAAAAGCAGTTCTGGCCCCATTCGGACATTTTGACCTTTTTCGTCAACCGAATCGTCGGCGACGGCTACGTGAGTCACGACCACATCTACTCGCCGGAGCTGCTAGAGATGAACGTGAATGAGAAGACCAAGCAAACGTACCGCCTGGCCTCTGTCATCTGCCATGATGGCGTGGACCGTCACAGCGGACACTTTTGGTCCTACCTCTTTTCTGACAACGTTATTATTGAGGCTAATGATACTGACCTGTCCTTCACGGATCAGGGTCCACCTGAGAAGGTCTACAATAATGGTACAACTTATCTTTATGAAATGCCATGA